From the Pirellulales bacterium genome, the window GGTACCGCCTCTCGCTGTGGGCGAAGGCCAGCGACGCTGCCGCGGGAGTCGTGCAAGTCGTGCTCGACGATCGCCGCGACAAGCCGCTCGTCTCGCTCCCCGCGGGGACGTACGACTGGCAAGAACTCGCCGGCGAGTTCGATCTCAAGGACGCAACGGCGCCGACGGTCGAAGGCTACCGGAACGTCACGCTGCGTATCCTCGCCGTCGCTCCGGGCGAAGCGTGGATCGATGACGTGCGAATCGAGCGAATCGACGACGCCGTCGAGCCGTGAAAGCGACACGCTCGCTGCCTGCTGTCTTGTGCGCGTTGCGGCAATGTTCTGAAGCCAAGCATCAGGCGTCCTCGTTGGCTCCTGCCCCGCGTTATGCGGCGCGACGGAATTGGCGCGTCGCAGGAATCGCCAGCAGGTCAAAGTGCTTGGCCGCGGTCATGTCCGCCTTGGCCACGCGCTCTCCTTCGGGAGCGGCCCCGCCTTGGAACCGGTGGACCGAGTAGCCGTTGTCCGCCAGCAGCTCGAACAGTTCGTGTCGCTCCCGAGCCACCAGTTTGCGGAAGACCTCGGTGCGGATCACGGGGCGATACTCGCGCAGGATCGGCAGGATCGATGCGAGCACGGCTCGGTCGTATCCTTCGGCGTCGACCTTCACGAAGCTGAGTCGCGGCAGGCGGCTGGCGAACTCGTTGCGAAGGACCTCGGCCAGCGGGCGCCCCTCGACGGTCAGCGGATACTTGCGGCGGAACAGTTTCCAGCGCTGCTGAGACTTGAACCCGCCGTTGCAAAAGCTGGCGTCGCTGTAGTGAAAGACGAACTGCCCGGGCTCCTCGGTCGCGGCGTAGCAGCGGGCCTCGATCCGCGTCTTGTCGCGATTGAGCGCCGCGTTGACCGCCAGCACGTTGAACACGTGCGGGTTCGGCTCGAGCGCCAGCACGCACCCCGACGCCCCCGCGGCAAGCGCCAACGGGACGGTCGTATCGCCGGTGTGGGCGCCCACGTCAATCACGAAGTCCCCGGGTCGGATGAATCGCCGCAGGCCGGCCACCTCGGCAGGGTCGATCGTCTTGGGCGTTTCGTACGGGTGAAGCCACTGGGCGTACTGCACCCGGCCGTCGTGCGGCAGGTGAAAATCGCGGATCTCGTGTCCCCATTCGGCGAACGGCACCTCCGGGCGGCGACGGAACAGACGAGCGAGGGACATGACGAACGGCTCCCGAGCGAGGACTTGTGCACCGCCGAGCGCAGCCGGCGGGGCGGGAAAAGTAACCGATGCCGCGGATCGCCGCACCGGCGATTTTTGTCGGAAGTGCTGGCAGCGCCGGCGGGCAAAATCCTTTTCCCTAATCCGCCTAGATCGCCTCCGAGCGAACGAATACCCTACGGTATCGCTTACCGCCCGCTCGCCGCGACGAACCTCATGGCACGCAAGACGCCCAAACAATCGGAGCCCCAAGCCGAGTCGGTCGACGACCACCCGGCGATCCTCGCCCCGGGGGGACGCCAGTTCCACGCGGTCCGCGAGGTGATTGAGTCGGTGGCCGTGGCGTTCGTACTGGCGTTCATGTTCCGCACGTTCGTCGCCGAGGCGTTCGTCATCCCCACGGGTTCGATGTCGCCGGCGTTGCAGGGGCGCCACAAGGACGTCCGCTGCGACCAGTGCGATTACCGCTTTCAGGTGACCGCCAGCAGCGAAGACCCCGAGGACATGCCCCCCCGGTACGCCCGCAACCCCGAACTGGCCCAAACGGTGGGGGGGATGTGCCCGATGTGCCGGCGGCTGATGCCGTTTCGCGCGGACCTGAGGCCCGAACTGCTCGAAGCGGCCGGTACGCAGGATCCTTCCTTCCAGCGCACCTACCCGGGCGACCGGATCGTGGTGAACAAGTTCGGGCTCGACTTCTCCGAACCCGAGCGGTGGGACGTGGTCGTGTTCAAGTATCCCGGCGACGGGAACATGAACTACATCAAGCGACTCACGGGCCTGCCCGGCGACAAGCTGAAGATCACGCAGGGGGATCTGTTCGTGCAGAGCCCCGGCTCGAGCGCATTCGAGATTACGCGCCGCCCCCCCGAGATCGTTCGGGCGATGCTGCAGGGAGTGCATGACACGGACTTCGAGCCCAGCGTCCTGGCGAAGGCAGGCTGGCCGCTGCGCTGGGCGCCGACCACCCCCGACGGCTGGCGGCATGAAGTCGACGTCGCTGAGCGGAACGTCGTGCAGTCGTTCACGATCGACGCCGCAGGCGGCGAGGGCGAACCGGCTTGGATTCGCTATCGGCATCTCGTTCCCAACGAGGACGTGTGGGAACTGGTGCTCGGCGCCGGCGACCGGGAATTGACCGCGGCCGAGCGCGACGCGCTCGAGCCGAGTAAACGCCCCGAGCTGATCAGCGATTTCAACCCCTACAACGCTCGGCTGCAGCGCGACGTCGCCAATCGGCTCGGCTGGCAAGTGATGCCTCCGTCGCAACCGCCGCAGGACGGCGTCACGGGTTCGACCGGCTACGAGTGGGTGGGCGATCTCGCGCTCGAGTGCCACGTCGAAGTGCGCGAGGCTCAGGGCGAGTTGCTCTTGGACCTCGTCGAGGCGGGCTACCACTTCCGCGCAACCGTGACGCTCGACACGGGCGCCGTCGATTGCTCGATCGTCGACGGTCGCACCGGCGAGCCGCTTGATTTTCAAGCGACCGGCCAGTGCCGGGTGAAGTCGCCCGGCAAGTACCGCTTGCGATTCGCCAACGTCGACGATCGGCTCTGGCTGTGGGTCGACGACAAGCTGGTCGAGTTGGAAGGAGCGACCTGGGACCCCGACGAACTGCTCGGCGGGCGGCAGGGCCTGCTCCCCTGGGCCAACGAGGACCAAGCCGGCGATCAGGGCGATCTGGCCCCCGCAGGGGTCGGCGCCCGCGGGACGAGCCTCGCGATCAATCGACTCGCCGTGCTGCGCGACATCTACTACGTAGCCGCCAAGCACGAACGCGGGCAACCCAACCAAGGGGCGCTCGACTATCCCCATTTCACTTTCGAGATGCGGCTGCCGGACGGCACGCGCGTCCCCGCGGTCAACAGCGTGCCGACATTGATGTCGCGCCGCGACGCATGGTCGCGGTTCGCGTTGCGGCGGACGGTCGACTTCGCAGTGGGCGAGGACCAGTTCTTCGTCATGGGAGACAACAGCCCCGAGAGCCTTGACGCCCGATTGTGGACTGACCCGCGCGGTCGCAACGGCGAGCCGGGCGGCCATTACGTCGATCGCCGACTGCTGATCGGCAAGGCGCTGGCGGTGTTTTGGCCCCATAGTTGGGGCGCCATCCCGGGCCTGCCGATGCTCCCCGGTTGGCCGAACTTCGGAGACATGCGGTTGGTGCGCTGAGGATCGCCGACGGCCGGACGCCGGCTGTCGTTGAAGAGCCATGCCCCGTCAAGGAGGACGGAAGACAATGTCGCTGTTGCGCGTCACAGGATTGGTGAAGAACTACGGCCGGCGGCGGGTCGTCGACGGGGTCGCGTTCCATGTCGAACGGGGCGAGATCGTCGGCCTCTTGGGCCCCAACGGCGCCGGCAAGAC encodes:
- a CDS encoding FkbM family methyltransferase produces the protein MSLARLFRRRPEVPFAEWGHEIRDFHLPHDGRVQYAQWLHPYETPKTIDPAEVAGLRRFIRPGDFVIDVGAHTGDTTVPLALAAGASGCVLALEPNPHVFNVLAVNAALNRDKTRIEARCYAATEEPGQFVFHYSDASFCNGGFKSQQRWKLFRRKYPLTVEGRPLAEVLRNEFASRLPRLSFVKVDAEGYDRAVLASILPILREYRPVIRTEVFRKLVARERHELFELLADNGYSVHRFQGGAAPEGERVAKADMTAAKHFDLLAIPATRQFRRAA
- the lepB gene encoding signal peptidase I: MARKTPKQSEPQAESVDDHPAILAPGGRQFHAVREVIESVAVAFVLAFMFRTFVAEAFVIPTGSMSPALQGRHKDVRCDQCDYRFQVTASSEDPEDMPPRYARNPELAQTVGGMCPMCRRLMPFRADLRPELLEAAGTQDPSFQRTYPGDRIVVNKFGLDFSEPERWDVVVFKYPGDGNMNYIKRLTGLPGDKLKITQGDLFVQSPGSSAFEITRRPPEIVRAMLQGVHDTDFEPSVLAKAGWPLRWAPTTPDGWRHEVDVAERNVVQSFTIDAAGGEGEPAWIRYRHLVPNEDVWELVLGAGDRELTAAERDALEPSKRPELISDFNPYNARLQRDVANRLGWQVMPPSQPPQDGVTGSTGYEWVGDLALECHVEVREAQGELLLDLVEAGYHFRATVTLDTGAVDCSIVDGRTGEPLDFQATGQCRVKSPGKYRLRFANVDDRLWLWVDDKLVELEGATWDPDELLGGRQGLLPWANEDQAGDQGDLAPAGVGARGTSLAINRLAVLRDIYYVAAKHERGQPNQGALDYPHFTFEMRLPDGTRVPAVNSVPTLMSRRDAWSRFALRRTVDFAVGEDQFFVMGDNSPESLDARLWTDPRGRNGEPGGHYVDRRLLIGKALAVFWPHSWGAIPGLPMLPGWPNFGDMRLVR